One Glycine soja cultivar W05 chromosome 7, ASM419377v2, whole genome shotgun sequence genomic window, tttttttttcctttcctttttttttcttttttcttttcggtTTTTTGGTCCAGGCCCAGAGGGGTGCCTCGTTTTTTCACCCTAATTCTGCCCTTTAAATGCTGCATTAATTACTGTGCGTGTCAGAGGAGTGAATACGGACAGTCAAAGCGCCGGAACAGCTAAGCCACCACCAGCCTCCCTCAGCGCCACCCTCCTCCTCCGTGAACCACCACCATCGGCCAAGCCTACATCAGATCCGCTACCCAACACCACCAACCACAAGCACTGCGTCAAACACCCAACACCACCAACACAGCCTCCCTTAGGCCACCACCCACCACCGTacaaatcaaccacaaaaaaaaaccaacagAATCAAAATCCGACACACATTCAACACCACAGATTCGTATTCCATAACCACAAATCACACGATTCGTACCCCAATCATCACACAGACCACGGAAACCGAACCGGCATAAACCAAAATAATACGAATCCAGAACCATACACTACACGGCCCTAACTCACCAGTCACCAACCCAAAGCCGTTTCAGCCCAGCCAAACACGAAGGAAAAGGGTAGGATCCTGTCCGTTTTGAGTTTAGATCTAGGCTTGCCGCGTTGAGTTTTTCGAAAACGAACCTCAGATTCATAACGAGTGAGTGAAGAGGGTTCGAGAGGTTTTAAAAAAGAGGGGGGGCTTGAGTTACTCCGGCACGGTGGCGCCGCCAGCGGCCGCCGCGCCGGGGAATGTTCATGGCCGCAGGGAACTTCGGAAgggaagaaagagaagagagaaaaagaagaagagagagaaagagttttaaaaaaatgaaagaaaaccgGCCTCAAGCCCTTATATAGAGGCTGGACCGGTTCGGTTTTTTCCTTGAACCAAACTGGTCCGGTTCTCCCCTTCTGGCCCAGTGGACTCATCTCCGGCCcgccttctttttttttttctcttcttcttctctttcggATTCCTACTCTCACCCCCCCTCTTCCTTActgcaccttttttttttcttttttttttacgcaccatatttatttattttatgtcttgcattttttattttatgcatcatatttaattttatgcctcgcatttttattttctttattcactTTCCAGTACCATATCTATTTTAcgtcttgcattttattttccagtatcatatttattttttgtcttgcacttttattttctttattttatgtaccctatttatttttgccttgcatttttatttttatgtctcgcattctttttttagtatcatatttattttctgtattgcatttttattttcgttttattttattttcaacatcatacttattttatgtcttgcatttttttattttattttgtttattttttattttatgcatcatatttactttatgtcttgcattttttatttatttttagcatcatgtttattttatgacttgcatttttattttcatttttttttatttatttccagcattatatttatttttatgtcttgcattttattttctttatttattttatgcaccatatgtatttattgttttgtatttcatgcattttattatttcttctagcatatttattttaatgcatttgccatttttatttattattgccaaTTAGAATGTATCTAGGtccaatgtaaataaaaataaaaaaaatgagaatctgCACCGAcactcacatttatttttatgttttccgccgaggacgatcatgtgatttgaacCATATCCGAGGAAAAGGACCCTCACTTGATCCAACGTCATTTTAAGGGATCCGGCGCGTTTAGACTTATCTTtacataactaaaaaaaaaaaaaaaaaagtcaaaacccaAAAACTTTCcataatcaaaatttcaaaaaaagggGTCAatctttattctttctttcttaatcaaatctttaatcaatctttaatcaatcaaacttttttttttttttttaatttaaaatcaatcgaactcacttcttttatttcttctatgCCTTTTCGGCCTCTTATCTTGCCTAAACTCTTCTTTTTCGaactttaaaatcaatcaaaaccaACCACTCGACTTTCTACCCCGAACTACATGATTTTGATCCCATTCGGGTATGTAGGCAAAAGACTTTGTCTttccaaatcaataaaaataaacaaaaaacttttttctcctttcttttaAACCTATCTCTTTAAATCTTTTCACACTTAAGCATTTATTTCCaaacaaataatcaatttagcataaagataaaataagcaaGAGGTTCCTATAGAGTACTATAGACGTTTAGGGTGCTAGTACCTTCCCTTTGCGTAACCAACCCCCGGACCTTTTGATCTCTTAAAAACTAGGGTTTTTCGAGCTTTCTCCCTTTTCttcggaaaaataaaagatcggtGGTGATCTTAAAAATTGTGAGTCAACGCTAATCAATAGCTTGATATCCAAAAATCACCGCGACAATGTGGTCATCATAGAATATTAATTTGTAGTaccatataatatataataaccggttaatattttaaatatataaaaaatatcagtgAGCAAATTACTGATGGATAATCCATCGATaatgtgtaaaataattaatgcattcGTTGTCTGTTTCCGACGGATAATCCGCCGGTAATAGTATCGACGGATATTCTATTGGAAAACATAGTTACACTATTACATCATTACTATCGGATAATCCGTCATAAACAAATGGCAGCATCACCGGCGAATTATCCATCAGAAACAACAAATATCATTATCGATCAATAATCTATCGGAACTTTCTAAAGGATACCTTCCATCGGTTATTTCTGACAAATAAGTTTAACAAAATTTGAGCTCACTTGTttataaagatgaataaaagGTATTTGAAATGTATTTGATAAACTCATATTTTAAGGTATTACATTAGTGGTATTAGAGCAATTTGTCCTATTAAGACTGAGCTGCAGACTTGTCCATGTTTGTGTTATGTGCTCTTACATTTTTGTGGAGACAAGAATGTTAGATAAATGATTGTGACTTTTTGAGTAAGGAATTATTTGTGTTTGTTGATGTGTGTACACATTAAATGGTGCATAATAACAAGTTGTTCGTGCCAGTATATTCTTGCATTGGTTACTATGGTAACAATTCGGTATTAGTTAATATATGTATGGATTTGAGATGTGATGTCATTAAAAGATATACAACATCTTAAGGATGGTAAAAATTcggtattatttaatatatgttgtcataaaataatatggcacgttgatattttttttgtatgtacAATGGTCACACTAAGGTTCAAATCTAGTGGGTTTGATGCAGATataattcatttataataaaatctcattaattaatttttttgaaatattattttttatctatgttattttgtttttacataTTTGTTATGCAGATAGAATACAATAAAGacttatgaaaatattaataaacttaaacaacacattcaaTGAGTTAAATATAAGTGGTGGTGTAATTAAATTGACCAATGTGTAAATGCttcatcataattttatttgataaatgatagttgaaaaagaaaaggtcaACAATGTAACAATTAAAAGTACATAGCAACAAATCACTTTATTtacgtaaaaatcaaattagatGCAAATGTAATTAAGAATATATAGAGGACCCATTTATTAGCCACTAAACAAAAAGTTATCCAAGAGAGGAAttgtgttacattgattttaattgcttgagataaaaaaatgtagttAACACTAGAGTTaattaatgaaatgaaaataattaaagaataaagaagCACAAtcattacttttaattaatttatattgctTGATTTTGCAACTCATTACTTTTATTGCCAATTAAGTATTGTCTTTTTGTGCCTATGGTGTTTGGGCACGCCAGGAAAGCAAGGAATTCCAGTAACCTCAATCCAATCAGTTCCATGAAAAAACTTAGATGGTGAGAACCAACGTGCAGCTTTTGAATTGAGGTTCCAAATCCCAGCCCATTTCACACGCTTGGATTTGTCTGAACCGGGGCCAATGTTGTGGTACTCGGCATAGAAGCAAGTATCCATACCAGAAGGACCCTCTGGTCCTTGCCATGGCAAATACCCATCAGCGTCAATCAAATCATCAATGTATGTGTCCATGATGATGGTCCTAGAGTAATTCTTCCATGGACGAGCTAGGTAAGCCTTGTTCTCAAATCTCACAGAGTAGAACTCAGGGTCAGACACAATGGATCCCCCTTGGATTACTATTCCAGATGGTTGTTGTCTCTCTTTTCTACCTTGTGCAGTCACAATGCATTGTTGGTTCTCCATTGGCTTTCGGACCACGAAAGTGCAATTTTGAAAAACAGCTAGTGCATTACCGAACACAAAGTCGATGGTACCTGAAATGGTGCAATCTCTATAGAATTGACGCATGGTGTGTGCATAAAGTGTGTCTTGATACCCATCCATTGAGCAATTGTAAAAGATGGACTTGTCTGCTTGGACTCTCAATGCCACCGCTTGATGCTTATGAGGTCCAGCAGAATTCTCAAACCCCATATTGATGGCCACAAAGTGATCTCCTTGAATAGCTGCATGCATAAAgtagttaatttatttatttgaataaaaaattcccTTGAATTACAAatggtttatttttaatttttttgtttaattaaattttgtaaatgtatcttttattaatttattcattttgggGCGGGTTAAAGgtgttttcaaataaaaactgTGGACCTTAAAATGTTAAGTAAGGAAAGGACTTTTCAAAGAGTTTATTCAAGTTGAAGAACATGacatatgatatttttaaaaacttcagAGTTTTATGGAGAAACTtatcaaatttagtttttttaatctcattttagTAAGCTTCAAAGTTTGACTCAAGAATAAggtttcatttaataaatttattaaataagtttttaattatgttttttttacccAAATTCACACGAgtaataaatttagttttttttaatctcattttgaTAAGCTTCACTGTTTGACTCATGAATAAggtttcatttaataaatttattggataagttattaattaatttttttttttactcaaatgcATAGGAGTAGTAAGTTAATTAAGTTGATAATCACGAAAAGAGACATACCGACAGTGGCAGTTCTATATGTGTTCGTTCCATCTATGAAGTTTTTGTTACCAGATATTCGTGTCTTTTTTCCCCCTTCACCAATAAACACCACATGGGTCATTTTCTTTGTAACTTCAACATACTCTTGGTAAACGCCTTCCTTGATGTAGATCACAAATGGCTTTCGGTTTTTCTCAGGCACTTGCTTCAATGCCTCATTGATGCTTTTGAAATCTCCACTACCATCTATGGCTACAGTAACATTAGGCTTGCGTTTGAATGGACTTGCATTTTCATTAAGGAGTCTATGTTGATCAACCCATGACGGAAGCTCAGAATCTTGAAGGAGGCGACGCCCAAATGATTTTGTGATATTCCAATCATTAACAGTGTCAGCCAAATCTGTTACAATGGCAAGGGCATTGCTGCTCATATGCATGCCTATCGTCAACAAATCCTTCATCTTTTTGCCAGCATCACTAGTGGTGTTCTCAAACCCATCCAAGCAAGTATCTTGGTATGTAACCGCACCACTAAGCCAAACTTTTAAATTCATGAGGATTTTGTCAACATTTATGAGGTTAAACTCATTTATTCCATCAAGTGACCTTGTTAATTCCCCAATAGAAAGATCCATGAGTTGCTTGCAAGTGTCAAGTGCCATCTTGGCTCTGGGTTCCTCCTCAATCTCATGCAAAATATTAGTTTCTTTGAGTTTATCACCAATTTTTGTAATGGTGATGTTGAAGAAAATTTTGATGAGTTCTTTTGGATCTGTGGTATTTCCAGCCCCAGCTATAAGGCTTTCCTCGCATTCTTTCTCATAATTTGTGGGATGACAAAGGGTTTGGACGGCTTTTATGGAAGAAGCAACATGATTTTTCTTGTTGTCCTCTATATCATTGTTGGAACCATTCTCATTGAGATTGACCCCAATTGTGACCGCCACAACCATAGCCACCAACAATAAGGTTGAGACGCCAATGATGGCGATTCTCTTTCCTTTCCCTGCATTTCCCTCGGACATTTTAACTAGCTCCTGtcataaatgaatatttatgtaaaattagttaatatGACAAGTAATGACCATAATATTCCTCTGCACTAATTAAGAATGGGCATGCTTTTAAACTCTAAACATGgcttatttgattttgattcttttttttcatctctataattgtttttaaaaaaaactttatatagTCGCTTGGTTATAACATGTCATGCAACTACTCATGTCGCACCACCAACCATTTTGATGTGACATGTAACAGGGTATAACGAAAAGCATATAACATCGTCATCAAGTAACTATagacacaattttttaaaagatcgaAATCTAATAATAAGAAAGTCAcatttacataaaatataaatatattgtatTCCTCAAATTAACTTGTATAGTAATTTATGCACGTACTATGTGACACAAGGATCTTCACGTAGAGAAGTCAAGGGAAATGGGATCGTTGGGGCGATGGCTACTTTTTGCCAAATTCCATTGAAGAATATGTTTCTGTAGTTTGGGGATACAATGTAAAGTGTTATTTATACATACAAAAAATGATATTGAACACCTAATACAGTTGAATCATTCAAATGGAATTTGTGGTTTGTTAAAATgctaaaaatcatattttctaaaataagaaAGGGAGAGAGGGAATGTAAAGACCACATTATGTATATGGTTAGCCTTTATGACttgtttttgacaaattttatgcTAATCCATCAAGTTATAACCTTGATTTACGTTCTACCAGTAGTAAATGCGGTATGAGACAAGGTCTATAGTTGGTACTACAATATACACCAATCTTAAATACGGGTTACAAATTGGAAATTTTCTTACTTTCATTCACTCTTAAACGTCTACAATAAGAAAATCATCAaacaaatagttttttatttgaatatgaaataattaatataatatatttttattatatatagttattatctttgtataatttttttaatatttttttcatatgcgTACACTTAAAAAATGACCAAAGTTTAAAATTAAGGAACAACTTTTGTTTGTACACAAACATTTCCTTAAGACAAGTTAGCAAATGCTCCATAAACATCTAACTATAATTTTAAACTAGAGTAAAATACACTAACATTCAATGAGATTTCgtgaaattacataaaatttttctcattttttaatatttacaataaCGTACCTCCCTTATATGGGAGGATGGTGTAATGTTTTCCCGGCAATTAAGGGCAGCTATTGTAGTGTATAAGGTGTATggatatatattttcaaaaaattagggGGTTAGTGTAGGAGTAGATAAAAATAGGAGAAATTTGTATAATTTCACGAAACTTTAGGGACAATTagtataatttactttttaaactAATATGTTTATTTAACACGTGTCTTCTTAAACTTTAGGTGTATTGGtatgaatatttaatattttaaacaatatgaatattagatataattttttcatatttcaaaataaatgctATTAGATGTATGGTCAGGGTAAGGTGTATCACCTTATGAGTGATGTATGgctattaaaattgatttgatataGAAGGTAATTTTAACTTGTAAACTATGGGTAAAATTAACCTAgaataaaagtttttatattttttatttgacccTTGCTACTTtgtgttttatctttttgtagAATCTGTCTTTGATCTCTCAAATTTATAATGTTTGGTTTTAGTCCCTCTAAAAATTTGTCCATTTTTTTGTCCTTCTAATATTGAAGCGCACCACTTTTTATCTTTGATGTGGCTTAGATAATACTTTATAGAGAGACAAAAAGTTGTTTAAATAATACTTGAGGGGATAAAAGTGATacattataaaattagaaacatgaaaaacaaaccaaatttttttaatagactaAAACTAAACTTCAAAAGTTTTATAGAGAACAAAAACATGTATTaccatattattatttaatctctTTCACATTGAAAAGCTAACGCTCTGAATCTCACAAtttcaaactcagatttatgtttcattttttctattaaaagtgATTGATTAATAAATATCAAACAAGTTACACATTTATATTtgctaataaaagaaaaacaggGAAATTCTTCGTAAACGAAGTTCCTCCATGAGGGAACCATTTGCCCCGATCTGTTGTTTAGGAATACaatgagtaaaataaaattgagataTCTATAGATGGGCCACAAGAAAACTACATGAATCAACTTGACAACCGCATCCAATCTAAAGCCATAAAGCATACAATTTGCAAGTCATTTTCACTTATATGTTGTTCAACAACATGCATATTTTTATCCAATATTTGACTTGTTACTTGCACTTGGACTCCAATAATGCTTCATCAAACTTTATTACTTTAAACAATTTGGTGCTCCAAAGGAATTGTCTCTTGGTGTCAATAATCCTAATTTTTGTACaagaattatttcaattttttgtaaAGATAAACATAGAAACACATTGGGGTTCTAATTTTGTTTCCAAATTTatacaaatgaaaattattaatagacttaaatttgaaatttcaaataaataaatgagataaaaagATTTGAGCTAGAAAAGTATTCAACAATGTTGATGAAAATTACAATGGAAAACaaacactaaatttttttattgagcaAGAATGATAGTGGGTGAATTAGTAGGTAATGTTATTGGAAGACTAATGTATGATTGATAGTAAAATGTCACTagtagaaattatattttattaattaacaatagtttataaaatatttaagttaatttaatgtaataatgTTATGTTTTGCATAAGTATAGACAATGATTTgcaattaatttatcaattttatatttctcaTGTGTTTTCttattacttttataaataattgttttttctattcattaaATTAGCTAATTTGAAAATACTTGAAATTTCATAATTCTAATGTTATATCTTAGTAATATCATTCTTCTTGACTTGCATTACTTTGAGTTTTCTAAAATgtagattttttttgtgtgtttgtttttttatcgaatcaaagatagaTATAGTAAGAGTTTGCAACAATTTATGCATCATGCTTAAATAATTGAGTTAGACTCCttgatattttcatgttttttcccatcaaaatttatcatatttcatatttcatctttaaatgtttaagatttttttcaaacaaacatAAATATCTCATTTAAAGGAGATAAAGAAGCAATGTCCACTTTTATAAAAggaggaaaaaattataaatgtaataGTTATTTCAAGAAAGAAGATTTATAAAATCTTGTCATTTTTTCTCTACACTGATTCTCTTTCTCTTAGAGGACATCTCAAACTTGATTACTAGTTATCAAGGAGATTGCATACAAAGGagcttttttttagaatattccAGTCTTTGTTGTTGAGTGTTGGAGTTGGAGCATTCCGATAGTAAGAGCATTCCCCAAGGGCGTTAGGAATCAGAATCAAACAATTCCACTCATCGTTAGCTTAAACATGTGCAGCCTCGACACAGCTGCTCATTTATCTCTCGCTGGCGCGCACGCACGCACCCAAATCAACTTAACTAGGGCTTGCCTTTCTCCTTTCTCACTGCACCCATCGTTTCACTCTCCCAACTGTAAGTTCAACTTCTCACTATCTCAGCTCATAATGCGGTTGAAAATCATGTGTGATTTCTCGAATGTCGCGTATGTTTTCGTTTTTGCGATTTGCTGCATGTGCTAAGAGATGCATTGTTCGAGGGTTTATCTGTTTGCCAGCCAAATGTGGTTGTTCTTGTGTCTGATTTAGGGGTTTGGTGACTATTGTTTGTGATACTTCGagaaattttgttaataacTCAGTGAACGGCGTATTAACTTAGAAAATTGGCAATCAAAACTCTGAAGTTGCTGATGATAACTTGTGTCCCTGACTGTTTGCTATTATTGCTGTTTCTTTTTTGAATATGAAAAGCATATAGCATCATCATCAAGTAACTataaacactatttttttaaaagatcgaAATCTAATAATAAGAAAGTCAcatttacataaaatataaatatattggaTTCCTCAAATTAACTTGTATAGTAATTTATGCACGTACTATGAGACACAAGGATCTTCACGTAGAGAAGTCAAGGGAAATGGGATCGTTGGGGCGATGGTTACTTTTTGCCAAATTCTATTGAAGAATATGTTTTTGTAGTTTGGGGATGCAATGTAAAGTGTTATTTATACATACAAAAAATGATATTGAATACCTAATACAGTTGAATCATTCAAATGCTATTTGTGGGTTGTTAAAATgctaaaaatcatattttctaaaataagaaAGGGAGAGAGGGAATGTAAAGGCCACATTGTGTATATGGTTAGCCTTTATGACttgtttttgacaaattttatgcTAATCCATCAAGTTATAACCTTGATTTATGTTCTACCAATGGTAAATGTGGTATGAGTTAAGGTCTATA contains:
- the LOC114419281 gene encoding putative pectinesterase/pectinesterase inhibitor 28, with the protein product MSEGNAGKGKRIAIIGVSTLLLVAMVVAVTIGVNLNENGSNNDIEDNKKNHVASSIKAVQTLCHPTNYEKECEESLIAGAGNTTDPKELIKIFFNITITKIGDKLKETNILHEIEEEPRAKMALDTCKQLMDLSIGELTRSLDGINEFNLINVDKILMNLKVWLSGAVTYQDTCLDGFENTTSDAGKKMKDLLTIGMHMSSNALAIVTDLADTVNDWNITKSFGRRLLQDSELPSWVDQHRLLNENASPFKRKPNVTVAIDGSGDFKSINEALKQVPEKNRKPFVIYIKEGVYQEYVEVTKKMTHVVFIGEGGKKTRISGNKNFIDGTNTYRTATVAIQGDHFVAINMGFENSAGPHKHQAVALRVQADKSIFYNCSMDGYQDTLYAHTMRQFYRDCTISGTIDFVFGNALAVFQNCTFVVRKPMENQQCIVTAQGRKERQQPSGIVIQGGSIVSDPEFYSVRFENKAYLARPWKNYSRTIIMDTYIDDLIDADGYLPWQGPEGPSGMDTCFYAEYHNIGPGSDKSKRVKWAGIWNLNSKAARWFSPSKFFHGTDWIEVTGIPCFPGVPKHHRHKKTILNWQ